In the genome of Fusarium poae strain DAOMC 252244 chromosome 1, whole genome shotgun sequence, the window AAAGCAGCAGCTATTCGTGACAGTGAAGAGCGTTCTATCTGTGAAGAGGGGCTCTTTGGCAAAACGTCTCAGGTGACATTGCATCAACAGGTTCTCTATTGTGGTAAGAACCACAGCCCAATTATAAACATTTGTTACTGATACTTGTTACACAGATGACAGCGGCTCCATGAAAGATGGAAGATCGGGTGAAAATCGCTGGACCGCTCAAAACGAGTTGATCAACCGCATAGCTTGCGTATCCACCCGTATTCTACCTGAAGGAGAGGGTATCTATCTACGATACATAAATAAGGACATTCCAGAGACTTATAGTCTCCAACTTGACGAAATCCCCAATATCATCAAATCATTCCAGCCCTCAGGTTATACAGCTATTGGCACAAATTTGAGGACCAAGATTCTGGAGCCTCTGGTTTATCACAAGCTCCCTAATGGCCTCACTCGACCTCTACTCGTTACTGTTATTACCGATGGGGCCCCTACGCATGAAAGTCGGTCCGCTTTCGCTGAGGCTATTGCAGAATGTGGCAACATGCTAGTGAAGAATGGTCTTCCACGTGAAAGTAAGTGCCATGATCCCCATTCAGTCTTGCATGCAATAGCTTACGCGCATTAACCATAGGTGTCAAGTTTTTGATCGGACAAGTTGGCACGGCAAGTGCAGCAACAGCTTTTCTCCAGGAGCTACGCAAAAACCCCGACATTGAGGACGTGGTTTTCGTAACTAAAGGTAAGGAAAAAAACAATTCGTAATGTAGGGAATGTACAAAATGCTGACAATTATGAAGAGAATTTAGATGCCGGATATGCGCAATGGGAGAGAAGGGCTGATTTGGATCGATGGGTAAGTATAATCTGACGCTTCCGTAATGACAGTTTACAGATGACTTGACTAACAAATCCTCTTAGGGGTCGGTGGTCCAGCGGTTAGTGGTCACCGGGCTTAGCCAACGGCTTATCCTCTAAGCCAAAGGTAATAGGTTTAAATCCTATAACTCCTAATTTTACTAGCTATTAGAGGAGGAAAAGAGGTTCTTAATTaggtatatattaactaagCTAGCCCTAATTAAGAAGCCTACTATAGATAATCCTAGGGAGGGTTTTTAAGgggcttttattatatatcttactatattaaggaaggttttaatttactaggataattttctttacttaAAATAGCCCTAGATTTCCCTTACCTTAGTAGCTAGCTTGCCTACTAGCTAGAatacctaagagcagggttaataaaagctcaattacatataaaaaaaaacaaatccTCTTATAGTTGATTAAGACCTTGTATGGACCCATCATGCAAAGCGAGAGTTAAAGGGGCTGTAGTGATTCCGACGTGGATGAGGGAGTGTCGGGTTATATGACTTCTTCTAGACGCGAAGGGGGATTGAAGAAAGTTTAGGTAGTGAAGACAGGGTTCATCATGTTGTTACGGAAGACTTGGTGTTggttttaattatttaatcaATGGATTGCTATTTCCGCACTTTAAAGTATGTCACTGCACGCCTCGGTCTTAGAAGTTCTTGTCAGCATGAGTCCACGCGATATGAATACTCAGAGCCTTACATAAAACTTGTTGGACAATTATCGCTCGACACCATTTGCTCTCATCCTTGCTCTCCAGTCCTGACCACAGCTCCATTCCAGCCAAGCAGCTAGAACACACCCTAAGCCCGCCATGCCAAATATGGTAAAGGTCCATCCGACACCCATAGCATCTATAAATATCTGAACAAGAGCAGTGCTCCCACCAGCGAGAAATGCTCGCACAATGCTATTTGCTGCTTGCGCTGACGATGGTGACTTTGGGTGAATATCTACCAGTAGTGTCCCACTCAtctataaagtaaaattagtTCAGGCCCTGCAAGACTAGTTCTGGGTTGGTTGAACATGGCAAGATCTTACGTTGAAAATAATAGCGGTAGAGAATCCTATAAGAAAGTGAAGCACCAAAGGAACTGCCATGTGCTATACGTAGGTTAGTTAGGTTTTAACTCGACAACGTTCCACACGTGGCACTCACTACTTGAAAATGCATTGACCAGCCATAGCCGATCAAAGAAATAGTCCCAACGCCGATAAGATACCAGGTGCTCCGAAACCTGGCTTTTTCTATCGGGAAGCTGTCAAGATCATCACCGGCCCTGACATCGATGTGGATATCATGCTTCCTCGCTATTACACGATAGTCATGATCCAAAAGACGACCTTGAGCAATATCTCGTTAGCTCCAAATACTTGTTCACGATGACGCGACTATAGGAAACGTGTTTGACAAATTACAATATTAGAAGAGATCTTGAAacagaatatattataacttaccGGCGCCATATGCCCCTAGACAAGATCCTATTCCGGATGGAAGGTATATCAAACCCAATTGTAGCCCCGATACACCATACACACTGATGAACAGCGTCGACGTGGAGGCCTGTAGAGCGCTCAGGTTCATATAGAAGATCCCGAATATCAAGGTGATCAACACAGTGTCCTTAGCCCATAGCAGCTTCAAGCTATCTAATGGATTTAGTGACCTGAGGATGCTACCAGTGGACTCTTCGTTCGAGGCAATGGGTTCGTTTCTGTATCCTTCGCTTTTTTCATTGGAAAATGATCGTATTGAATTTTGGAGATATGACAAGACAGTTCGTCGTAGACCAGAGACTCGACCAGAGCCATCACCGACAATTGATCGAGCTGTCTCTGGTAGGAACATAGTTAACATTAGAAGACAGGTTCCAGAGAGAATGGCGAGGAACAAGAAAATCCAACGCCAGCTCAGATAGCTAGAAAGCGCAGCCCCTATGATTGGGCCAACTGCCGTCGCAATGTTAGGACTAAAGTTGTGTAAGTATAAATCTCGTGGAACTTTGGAATACTCCAGGAGGACAACAGATATGCATGTCGCGGGTCTGTTACGTACCCCAACACCATAATAGAAACAAAGGAGCCACGTTCAGATGGAGGAGCAATGTCGGATACAATACCATATCCGAGTGCAATTGTAGCTTTGAAAGTCAGTAAGTTTCAAACTGCGAAGGGAATGTGCCAGGTAGGACGTGGACAATTGGCAACGTACCAGCGCTTCCAGCACTCTGTAACATTCTAAGGACAAATAGAGCTGACCAGTCACTCTGAAGTGCCAACCCAATATTCGCCGTACAGTAAGTCGTCATCATGAAGATGTAGACAATCCGGCGTCCAACCTTATCAGCGAGATCTCCGAGAATGGCTGGGGCTAGGCCAGCCACTATCATGTAGGATGTGATAGTTAGGTTAACGCGTGCCACCGAAACATGCAGGCTCTGTGATATATCATCTATTGCTGGGAAGAAGATGAATGAAGAAAGAGGGGAAAAGGTCGCGGCAAGTGATGCGAGACAAAGGATAAACTTGGATTGCGTCCTACCAAATGTCGTATACGAAGAGTGAGGTGCAGTCGTTGTACTTTCGACCGCACCATGCTctgcttgttcttgttcaGAGCTATGCAGAAACATCTCTTGTTTTCAAGCAGGCGTTGTGAACCAATATTTCTAGAATTTCTCTTGTCGAGGGAAATAAGTGGAAACTCCTGGTACAAATGAAGCTCTGTCGTCGCACTGGGCATCAGCATATTGAGCTGATTAACCCCTCAATCAATTCTCATTTTACGGTCATAGCTCACTTTGCTGTAAGACCGCGAACAAAGGCGAGCTCGGGCATGCGCCTCTTGACTAATCTTGATTGGTTGGTTATCATCTGAGcagttggtgttggttgcTTTCGCGCCACCAACATCGTAGTTACGATCACTGAGGCCAGCTCAGGTTTGTTGGCTGGTTTCAGAGAAGAACAGTACAAAGAATCCCCCAGAACCTGGTCTTCAGTGATCATTCATCCCTCAACATCCACCATTGTGGTATACATGATTCCTCCCCATACCTGGGCACCACAAAAATGCCATCAAAGACCATCGCAGTTATAGGAGGGTTGGATGCCGATTTGATCATGATTACGAGCCGTATTCCTGATCCTGGTGAGAGTGTACTGGCAAGTCATTTCGAAGAGTCTCTTGGCGGCAAAGGGGCCAACTCAGCGATTGCCACATTCCGAACATGCCACGACAAATTCTCACAAAAGCATGTCTTCCTAGACTTCAAAGGTGCCTCAGGCGACATTGAAGACGCACATTCCGCAAGCCAGTCACACGCGGCAGTAACAAAGCAAGAAATTAACACAGGTTCGGACGCGGAAATTATTCGAGTCAAGATGATCGGCGCAGTCGGTGATGATGAATACGGTGAAAAGTTCATTGCTGAGCTAAGCAAAAACGGCGTCGATGTTTCTGGGATCATAACAGTTCCAGATACACGTTCGAGCATTTGCTTCGTCACGGTCGATGACCTGACGCGCGAGAACCGATGCCTCTTCACACAAGGCGCCACAGCAACCTGGAAGGAAAAGGACTTTCTCAAGCCGGAGCAACTTGGAGGTGGCATTCGACCCGACTTGGTTATTGCT includes:
- a CDS encoding hypothetical protein (TransMembrane:1 (o6-26i)), translated to MKMFKIGLRLMVGNVFNVTGSVIGWLKRASSSVSRGLNRVKRTAVENFFKDRPDFIEKLAAKAAAIRDSEERSICEEGLFGKTSQVTLHQQVLYCDDSGSMKDGRSGENRWTAQNELINRIACVSTRILPEGEGIYLRYINKDIPETYSLQLDEIPNIIKSFQPSGYTAIGTNLRTKILEPLVYHKLPNGLTRPLLVTVITDGAPTHESRSAFAEAIAECGNMLVKNGLPRESVKFLIGQVGTASAATAFLQELRKNPDIEDVVFVTKENLDAGYAQWERRADLDRWGSVVQRLVVTGLSQRLIL
- a CDS encoding hypothetical protein (TransMembrane:12 (i37-60o72-91i103-121o127-150i162-184o190-212i287-312o324-344i379-396o408-430i442-463o469-490i)) — translated: MFLHSSEQEQAEHGAVESTTTAPHSSYTTFGRTQSKFILCLASLAATFSPLSSFIFFPAIDDISQSLHVSVARVNLTITSYMIVAGLAPAILGDLADKVGRRIVYIFMMTTYCTANIGLALQSDWSALFVLRMLQSAGSAATIALGYGIVSDIAPPSERGSFVSIMVLGPNIATAVGPIIGAALSSYLSWRWIFLFLAILSGTCLLMLTMFLPETARSIVGDGSGRVSGLRRTVLSYLQNSIRSFSNEKSEGYRNEPIASNEESTGSILRSLNPLDSLKLLWAKDTVLITLIFGIFYMNLSALQASTSTLFISVYGVSGLQLGLIYLPSGIGSCLGAYGAGRLLDHDYRVIARKHDIHIDVRAGDDLDSFPIEKARFRSTWYLIGVGTISLIGYGWSMHFQVHMAVPLVLHFLIGFSTAIIFNMSGTLLVDIHPKSPSSAQAANSIVRAFLAGGSTALVQIFIDAMGVGWTFTIFGMAGLGCVLAAWLEWSCGQDWRARMRANGVER